One Sphingobium sp. CAP-1 genomic region harbors:
- a CDS encoding glutathione S-transferase family protein: protein MTAILYHGQPNGPSFTVLAAAFEKGVDLDLRAIDLVAGERHAAALPHVLEVDQSIEGEGPVLVVDGVAMTDSVFLACYLDEVGAGPAIRPADPYARWQMMAWCRYMIERVAPAAAALGNAATPPPVVPAGIASADLEARWQAAVDGRADAAHLADSRAKIAQAVEKVEAQLADGRDWLMGDFSIADLETHAWLGGMRVLLPDAFAASPRTDAWEARLRARPTVARALGLATVPKPETIWAPGPEINRWG, encoded by the coding sequence ATGACCGCCATTCTCTATCATGGCCAGCCCAATGGCCCATCCTTCACCGTCCTGGCGGCCGCCTTCGAAAAGGGCGTCGATCTGGATCTGCGCGCGATCGATCTGGTCGCCGGCGAGCGCCACGCCGCCGCCCTGCCCCACGTCCTCGAAGTCGACCAGTCGATCGAGGGCGAAGGGCCGGTGCTGGTGGTGGACGGCGTCGCCATGACCGACAGCGTTTTCCTCGCCTGCTATCTGGACGAAGTGGGCGCCGGCCCGGCGATCCGCCCGGCCGATCCCTATGCCCGCTGGCAGATGATGGCCTGGTGCCGCTATATGATCGAGCGGGTCGCGCCGGCCGCCGCCGCGCTCGGCAATGCCGCCACGCCGCCCCCCGTCGTCCCGGCCGGGATCGCCAGCGCCGATCTCGAAGCGCGCTGGCAGGCCGCCGTCGACGGCCGCGCCGACGCCGCCCACCTCGCCGACAGCCGCGCCAAGATAGCGCAGGCGGTCGAGAAGGTTGAGGCGCAACTGGCCGACGGCCGCGACTGGCTGATGGGCGATTTCTCGATCGCCGATCTGGAAACCCATGCATGGCTCGGCGGGATGCGCGTCCTGTTGCCCGACGCCTTCGCCGCGTCGCCGCGCACCGACGCCTGGGAAGCGCGGCTGCGCGCCCGTCCCACCGTGGCGCGGGCGCTGGGCCTCGCCACCGTGCCAAAGCCGGAAACCATCTGGGCGCCCGGCCCGGAGATCAACCGCTGGGGCTGA
- a CDS encoding AMP-binding protein — MRAIDYFDRGHDMAPDHPCLIDAESGETLSFAQVRALTLRIAAALHAAGFRDQQPIALYGPNSATMMVALLAIWRANGQWVPVNTRNAIDANAAYLAYVRCGWLFYHSSQGDDVAQLKARVPGLTRFICLDRPWDGDPSLDQFIANGETNSLPDFSDPFGKPDDIVGLFPPAAPPVRPRGWSSPTSAGAR; from the coding sequence ATGCGCGCGATCGACTATTTCGACCGGGGCCATGATATGGCCCCCGACCACCCTTGCCTGATTGATGCGGAGAGCGGCGAGACGCTGAGCTTCGCGCAGGTCCGGGCGCTGACGCTGCGGATCGCCGCCGCGCTCCATGCGGCGGGTTTCCGCGATCAGCAACCAATCGCGCTCTATGGTCCCAACAGCGCCACGATGATGGTCGCTTTGCTCGCCATCTGGCGCGCCAATGGCCAGTGGGTGCCGGTCAACACCCGCAACGCGATCGACGCCAACGCCGCCTATCTCGCCTATGTCCGCTGCGGCTGGCTGTTCTACCACAGCAGTCAGGGCGACGATGTGGCGCAGCTCAAGGCGCGCGTCCCCGGCCTCACCCGCTTCATCTGCCTCGACCGTCCATGGGACGGCGATCCCTCGCTCGACCAGTTCATCGCGAACGGCGAAACGAACAGCTTGCCCGATTTTTCCGACCCCTTCGGCAAGCCCGACGATATCGTCGGCCTCTTCCCACCGGCGGCACCACCGGTCCGTCCAAGGGGGTGGTCGTCACCAACCTCGGCTGGGGCACGATGA
- a CDS encoding AMP-binding protein: MVVTNLGWGTMIETLAQAVDGKTATPVSLVVAPITHAAGPVALATLSLGATQVILPGFDAAAVLDAIARHRITHVYMPPTALYSLLDAPELADSDTNSLKIFLLVGSPVSPEKLRRAVETFGPCLCQAYGQVESPMIVTWLSPEDVAAAAAGDRPERLASCGRPSRSVTVGIMDDDGQMLPDGTAGELVVRGVLVSREYYDMPGATAEIRTHGWHHTGDIARRDADGYLYIVDRKKDMVVSGGFNIFTAEVEAAVTELAAVRECAVIGIPHEKWGEAVHAIVVADNIGEMEIIAHAKARLGGVKAPKSVAFVPAIPRTAAGKMDKKTLRAAYWTGARMVN, from the coding sequence GTGGTCGTCACCAACCTCGGCTGGGGCACGATGATCGAGACGCTGGCGCAGGCGGTCGACGGCAAAACCGCCACACCTGTCTCGCTCGTTGTCGCGCCGATCACCCATGCGGCGGGTCCGGTGGCGCTCGCCACCCTGTCGCTGGGCGCGACGCAGGTGATCCTGCCCGGCTTCGACGCCGCCGCCGTGCTGGACGCGATAGCGCGCCACCGCATCACCCATGTCTATATGCCGCCGACCGCGCTCTACAGCCTGCTCGACGCGCCGGAACTGGCCGACAGCGATACCAACTCGTTGAAAATATTCCTTCTGGTCGGATCCCCCGTTTCCCCGGAGAAACTTCGCCGCGCGGTCGAAACCTTCGGCCCCTGCCTCTGTCAGGCTTATGGGCAGGTCGAATCCCCCATGATCGTCACCTGGCTTTCGCCCGAAGATGTCGCCGCGGCGGCAGCGGGCGACCGGCCCGAACGGCTCGCCAGTTGCGGCCGGCCCAGCCGGTCGGTGACGGTCGGAATCATGGACGATGACGGCCAAATGCTGCCCGATGGCACGGCCGGCGAACTGGTGGTGCGCGGCGTCCTCGTCTCGCGCGAATATTATGACATGCCCGGCGCCACCGCCGAAATCCGCACCCATGGCTGGCACCATACGGGCGACATCGCCCGGCGCGACGCGGACGGCTATCTCTATATCGTCGATCGCAAGAAGGACATGGTCGTATCCGGCGGCTTCAACATCTTCACCGCCGAGGTGGAGGCCGCCGTCACCGAACTCGCCGCCGTGCGCGAATGCGCCGTCATCGGCATCCCCCATGAAAAATGGGGCGAGGCGGTCCACGCCATTGTCGTCGCCGACAATATCGGGGAAATGGAGATCATCGCCCATGCCAAGGCCCGGCTGGGCGGGGTGAAGGCGCCCAAGAGCGTCGCCTTCGTCCCCGCCATCCCCCGGACCGCCGCCGGAAAGATGGACAAGAAAACCCTGCGCGCCGCTTATTGGACCGGCGCGCGGATGGTCAATTAA
- a CDS encoding PQQ-dependent dehydrogenase, methanol/ethanol family, with protein MTMRVAIALLLGTSLALSACGRNSNQTEAAAAAGVDAARIIAAKPAEWLSTGRTYDEQRFSPLSAINQDTVGKLGLAWSADMDSNRGQEATPLFIDGILYVSTAWSMVKAYNARSGKLLWSYDPQVPRDTLVKACCDAVNRGVAAWGDRIFVGTLDGRLIAIDRKSGKPVWSVVTLDQTKNYTITGAPRVVNGMVVIGNGGAEFGARGYVAAYDADTGKERWKFYTVPAQPGTEKEPDYLKKAAATWYGEWWKQGGGGTVWDAMAYDPELDLLYIGVGNGSPWNQAYRSDGKGDNLYLSSIVAVHAKTGEYAWHYQTTPGDSWDFTATQHIMLADMDIGGQKRKVLMQAPKNGFFYVLDRTNGKLLSAKNFVPVNWASGIDMQTGRPIENPQARYYRTGKPFIGSPGATGAHSWHPMAFDPKSKTVFIPANLAAFPYIPEKGWKAAKLGFNVGVDIAAAAMPADKAVRDAALKATTGALIAWDPVAQKEKWRVSYKGPWNGGLLATGGDLVFQGTATGDFNAYASQDGRKLWSFPAQTGIVAAPISYELDGQQYVAVMAGWGGVWALAPGILSDKSGPSRNISRLLVFRLDGKAALPAAPPLAQMPLDPPPSTASATDIAAGGARFGRYCSTCHGDAAIGGSIVPDLRRSAALNDKATWRMIVHNGALKDNGMVSFASIFSAPEIDTIRAYVIHRANEDKKLESAPQCPLIPPKSSPSTFMSMPKCRATIPKTR; from the coding sequence ATGACGATGCGGGTCGCGATTGCGCTGTTGCTGGGAACCAGTCTGGCCCTGTCGGCCTGTGGGCGAAATAGCAACCAGACCGAAGCGGCGGCCGCCGCCGGGGTCGACGCCGCCCGCATCATCGCGGCCAAACCCGCCGAATGGCTGTCCACCGGCCGCACCTATGACGAACAGCGCTTCAGCCCGCTGTCCGCTATCAATCAGGACACGGTGGGCAAGCTGGGCCTCGCCTGGTCCGCCGACATGGACAGCAATCGCGGGCAGGAGGCGACGCCGCTGTTCATCGACGGCATCCTCTATGTCTCCACCGCCTGGAGCATGGTGAAGGCCTATAACGCGCGCAGCGGCAAATTGCTCTGGTCCTATGACCCGCAAGTGCCGCGCGACACGCTGGTCAAGGCGTGCTGCGACGCCGTCAATCGTGGCGTGGCGGCATGGGGCGACAGGATCTTCGTCGGCACGCTGGACGGCCGGCTGATCGCGATCGACCGCAAGAGCGGCAAGCCGGTGTGGAGCGTCGTCACGCTCGACCAGACGAAAAATTACACCATCACCGGCGCGCCGCGCGTGGTGAACGGCATGGTCGTCATCGGCAATGGCGGTGCGGAGTTCGGCGCGCGCGGCTATGTCGCCGCCTATGACGCCGATACGGGCAAGGAGCGCTGGAAATTCTACACCGTCCCGGCCCAGCCCGGCACCGAAAAGGAACCGGATTATCTGAAGAAGGCTGCCGCGACATGGTATGGCGAATGGTGGAAGCAGGGCGGCGGCGGCACCGTGTGGGACGCCATGGCCTATGACCCGGAGCTTGACCTGCTCTATATCGGCGTCGGCAATGGATCGCCCTGGAATCAGGCCTATCGGTCGGATGGCAAGGGCGACAATCTCTATCTCTCCTCGATCGTCGCGGTCCATGCGAAAACCGGGGAATATGCCTGGCATTATCAGACCACGCCCGGCGATAGCTGGGACTTCACCGCCACCCAGCATATCATGCTGGCCGACATGGACATCGGCGGACAGAAGCGGAAAGTGCTGATGCAAGCGCCCAAGAACGGCTTCTTCTATGTGCTGGACCGCACCAACGGGAAATTGCTGTCGGCGAAGAATTTCGTGCCGGTCAACTGGGCCAGCGGCATCGACATGCAGACCGGCCGGCCGATCGAAAACCCGCAAGCCCGCTATTACCGGACCGGCAAGCCCTTCATCGGCTCCCCCGGCGCGACCGGCGCGCATAGCTGGCACCCGATGGCCTTCGATCCCAAAAGCAAGACCGTGTTCATTCCCGCCAATCTCGCCGCCTTCCCCTATATCCCCGAAAAGGGATGGAAGGCGGCCAAGCTGGGCTTCAACGTCGGGGTAGACATTGCCGCCGCCGCCATGCCCGCCGACAAGGCCGTGCGCGACGCCGCGTTGAAAGCGACCACCGGCGCGCTCATCGCCTGGGACCCGGTCGCGCAAAAGGAAAAATGGCGCGTCTCCTATAAGGGGCCATGGAATGGCGGCCTGCTGGCGACCGGCGGCGACCTGGTGTTTCAGGGCACCGCGACCGGCGATTTCAACGCCTATGCGAGCCAGGACGGCCGCAAGCTCTGGTCCTTCCCGGCCCAGACCGGCATCGTCGCCGCGCCGATCAGCTATGAACTGGACGGGCAGCAATATGTGGCGGTGATGGCGGGCTGGGGTGGCGTCTGGGCGCTGGCCCCCGGCATCCTCTCGGACAAAAGCGGCCCCAGCCGCAATATCAGCCGGCTCTTGGTGTTCAGGCTGGATGGCAAGGCCGCCCTGCCCGCAGCCCCACCGCTGGCGCAGATGCCGCTCGACCCGCCGCCCTCCACCGCCAGCGCGACGGACATTGCGGCAGGCGGCGCGCGCTTCGGCCGCTATTGCAGCACCTGCCATGGCGACGCCGCGATCGGCGGCAGCATCGTCCCCGACCTGCGCCGCAGCGCGGCCTTGAACGACAAGGCGACATGGCGGATGATCGTCCATAACGGCGCCTTGAAGGATAATGGCATGGTCAGCTTCGCGTCGATCTTCTCCGCGCCGGAGATCGACACCATTCGCGCCTATGTTATCCATCGTGCCAATGAGGACAAGAAACTGGAAAGCGCCCCCCAATGCCCGTTGATCCCGCCAAAGTCCTCGCCATCGACGTTCATGTCCATGCCGAAGTGTCGTGCCACGATCCCGAAGACCCGGTGA
- a CDS encoding amidohydrolase family protein, whose protein sequence is MPVDPAKVLAIDVHVHAEVSCHDPEDPVMAKYFDAASTYFKADRKRPTIPETIAYYRAQNIAFCLFTVDCESGIGARRISNYEVAELAANDSDIVIPFASIDPRKGKFGAREARDLVENYGVKGFKFHGIMQDCHPADRVAYPIYEVIAEHKLPAIFHTGHSGMGTGMRGGGGVRLKYGQPILVDDVAVDFPDMKIILAHPSWPWTDESLSMALHKDNVFMDLSGWSPKYFPKQVIQYANTQLKHKMLFGSDWPLIRPEKWIDAAREAGFREDVLPLIMKDNAVRLLGLG, encoded by the coding sequence ATGCCCGTTGATCCCGCCAAAGTCCTCGCCATCGACGTTCATGTCCATGCCGAAGTGTCGTGCCACGATCCCGAAGACCCGGTGATGGCCAAATATTTCGACGCCGCCTCCACCTATTTCAAGGCGGATCGCAAGCGGCCGACCATCCCCGAAACCATCGCTTATTATCGGGCGCAGAATATCGCCTTCTGCCTGTTCACCGTCGATTGCGAGAGCGGGATCGGGGCCAGGCGGATCAGCAATTATGAAGTGGCGGAACTGGCCGCGAACGACAGCGACATCGTCATCCCCTTCGCCTCGATCGACCCGCGCAAGGGGAAGTTCGGCGCGCGCGAAGCCCGCGACCTGGTCGAGAATTACGGGGTAAAGGGCTTCAAATTCCATGGCATCATGCAGGATTGCCATCCGGCCGACCGGGTCGCCTATCCCATCTATGAAGTGATCGCGGAACATAAGCTGCCCGCCATCTTCCACACCGGCCATTCGGGCATGGGGACGGGAATGCGCGGCGGCGGCGGCGTGCGCCTGAAATATGGCCAGCCCATATTGGTGGATGATGTCGCGGTCGACTTTCCCGACATGAAGATCATCCTGGCCCATCCCAGTTGGCCCTGGACCGACGAAAGCCTGTCGATGGCGCTGCACAAGGACAATGTTTTCATGGACCTGTCGGGATGGTCGCCCAAATATTTCCCGAAACAGGTGATCCAGTACGCCAATACCCAGCTCAAGCACAAGATGCTGTTCGGTTCCGACTGGCCGCTCATTCGCCCGGAAAAATGGATCGACGCCGCGCGCGAAGCCGGCTTTCGCGAGGACGTGCTGCCACTCATCATGAAGGATAATGCAGTCAGGCTGCTGGGGCTGGGATGA
- a CDS encoding MarR family winged helix-turn-helix transcriptional regulator: MSDPTRQASTNPARMPDTVLDLHLRLAQSATQRQFSEVFGDLGITQTQLTTLLLIADNPGTSQADIGRALQMDRATVMGIINRLEGRSLIERGQSSEDRRRQTLYMTPAGTAMLPVARDRSAQVGQWLRERFSDAEFLMLGALLKRIHGVDIGGF; encoded by the coding sequence ATGAGCGACCCCACCAGACAGGCCAGCACGAACCCGGCGCGGATGCCCGACACCGTGCTGGACCTGCACCTCCGACTGGCGCAGAGCGCGACGCAGCGCCAGTTTTCTGAAGTTTTCGGCGATCTTGGCATCACCCAGACGCAATTGACCACCCTGCTGCTGATCGCCGACAATCCCGGCACCTCGCAGGCCGATATCGGCCGCGCGCTGCAAATGGACCGCGCCACAGTGATGGGCATCATCAATCGTCTGGAAGGGCGCAGCCTGATCGAGCGGGGCCAGTCGAGCGAGGATCGGCGACGGCAGACCCTCTATATGACGCCGGCCGGAACCGCGATGCTGCCGGTCGCGCGGGACCGCAGCGCACAGGTCGGCCAATGGCTGCGCGAACGCTTTTCAGACGCGGAATTTCTGATGCTCGGTGCGCTGCTGAAGCGCATCCACGGGGTCGATATCGGCGGCTTTTAA
- a CDS encoding nuclear transport factor 2 family protein, with amino-acid sequence MPEPDSAQLAARIDALDHRIGELEDVNAIRRLHWAYGYYIDFNRPDQVADLFAQDGVVVFLSGEYVGHAGVKRLYGDWIAQRFTGGRPGPVHGLLLDHFQMQDIITVAPDRQTAKGRFRGMLFGGWHDDFQETREEGMPQQFMEAGIYENDYVREDGVWKIKRLDYMMQWQGDYEQGWAHTHAHLQPATTTFPADPIGPDRLLPASTHRPTWPYRHDVPMHFAHPRFGNRLAQDAPG; translated from the coding sequence ATGCCAGAACCAGATTCCGCCCAGCTTGCCGCGCGGATCGACGCGCTCGACCACCGGATCGGGGAATTGGAGGATGTGAACGCCATCCGGCGGCTGCATTGGGCCTATGGCTATTATATCGATTTCAACCGGCCCGATCAGGTTGCCGACCTGTTCGCGCAGGACGGCGTCGTCGTCTTTCTGTCGGGCGAATATGTCGGCCATGCCGGGGTCAAACGTCTTTATGGTGACTGGATCGCGCAGCGTTTCACCGGCGGCCGGCCGGGGCCGGTCCATGGCCTGCTGCTCGACCATTTCCAGATGCAGGACATCATCACCGTCGCACCCGACCGGCAGACGGCGAAGGGCCGTTTCAGGGGCATGTTGTTCGGCGGCTGGCACGATGATTTCCAGGAGACGCGTGAGGAAGGGATGCCGCAGCAGTTCATGGAGGCGGGCATTTACGAAAATGACTATGTCCGCGAGGACGGCGTGTGGAAGATCAAGCGACTGGACTATATGATGCAGTGGCAGGGCGATTATGAGCAGGGCTGGGCGCATACCCATGCCCATCTTCAGCCCGCGACGACGACTTTTCCGGCCGATCCGATCGGTCCCGACCGGCTGTTGCCCGCCAGCACCCATCGCCCGACCTGGCCCTATCGCCATGACGTGCCGATGCATTTCGCGCATCCCCGTTTCGGCAACAGGCTGGCGCAGGACGCGCCGGGTTGA
- a CDS encoding SDR family oxidoreductase produces MMQHKDRVAFVTGGVSGLGFGIARALSNAGFRLALSYRNPDYRVQAAHWFAEQGREAPLFLELDVTDRPRFAEVAAAIDGHFGRLDLLVNNAGISVFGPTDAATHADYDWIMGVNFGSIANGLVALLPLVKRTGPGSHIVNVASMAAYLSGPQAGIYTASKFAVRGLTESLRANLAPQGIGVSLLCPGLTRTNAWDSAFRRPAAFADSGFGAVDGDMLTRFGAAFDQGMDPLEVGEKLLRGVEANRGLIFSHPEYAEDFREIYEASIAALPDEPVPAGRLEIERLRREAQRAARAGRAISLADLT; encoded by the coding sequence ATGATGCAGCACAAGGATCGGGTCGCCTTCGTCACCGGGGGCGTATCGGGACTGGGATTCGGCATCGCCCGCGCCCTGTCCAATGCCGGCTTCCGCCTGGCGCTCAGCTATCGCAACCCGGACTATCGCGTGCAGGCCGCGCATTGGTTCGCCGAACAAGGCCGAGAAGCGCCGCTTTTCCTCGAACTGGACGTGACCGACCGGCCCCGCTTCGCCGAAGTCGCGGCGGCGATCGACGGGCATTTCGGCCGCCTCGACCTGCTGGTCAACAATGCCGGCATATCGGTATTCGGCCCGACCGATGCGGCGACCCACGCCGATTATGACTGGATCATGGGCGTCAATTTTGGTAGCATTGCAAACGGCCTGGTGGCGCTGCTGCCGCTGGTCAAACGCACCGGGCCGGGCAGCCATATCGTCAATGTTGCGTCGATGGCCGCCTATCTGTCCGGGCCGCAGGCGGGCATCTACACCGCCAGCAAGTTCGCGGTGCGCGGCCTGACCGAAAGCCTGCGCGCCAATCTGGCGCCGCAGGGAATCGGCGTGTCGCTGCTCTGCCCCGGCCTTACCCGCACCAACGCCTGGGACAGCGCCTTCCGTCGCCCCGCCGCCTTCGCCGACAGCGGCTTCGGCGCGGTGGACGGCGATATGCTGACCCGCTTCGGCGCCGCCTTCGACCAGGGCATGGACCCGCTGGAAGTGGGCGAAAAATTGCTGCGCGGGGTTGAGGCCAATCGGGGGCTGATCTTCTCCCATCCCGAATATGCCGAGGATTTCCGCGAAATTTACGAAGCCTCGATCGCCGCCCTGCCCGACGAACCCGTGCCCGCGGGGCGGCTGGAGATCGAACGGCTACGGCGCGAGGCCCAGCGCGCGGCGAGGGCGGGACGCGCCATATCGCTGGCGGACCTGACATGA
- a CDS encoding VOC family protein, with amino-acid sequence MPRNAPMIHAVSQPAFTDYPEYRTDNVVDLAIPPRRTRARVVALDHFNVVVADLDRSEAFYRDMLSLESCAPPCPLSRDTARWIYDDGDRPILHLNSRDAPRVAGRDDWSGDTGAVHHIALRCEGHDDICARLDRAGHGYQTNLIDSIGLRQIFVRDPDGVLLELNFFDE; translated from the coding sequence ATGCCGCGAAATGCTCCTATGATCCATGCGGTGAGCCAGCCGGCTTTCACCGATTATCCCGAATATCGCACCGACAATGTCGTCGATCTGGCGATCCCGCCCCGGCGAACGCGCGCGCGCGTGGTGGCGCTGGATCATTTCAACGTCGTCGTCGCCGATCTCGACCGCAGCGAGGCTTTCTATCGCGACATGCTGTCGCTGGAGAGCTGCGCCCCGCCCTGTCCGCTCAGCCGGGATACGGCGCGCTGGATCTATGATGACGGCGACCGGCCAATCCTGCACCTCAACAGCCGGGATGCGCCGCGCGTCGCGGGCCGGGACGACTGGAGCGGCGACACCGGCGCGGTGCATCATATCGCGCTGCGCTGCGAGGGGCATGACGATATCTGCGCCCGGCTGGACCGGGCCGGCCATGGCTATCAGACCAATCTGATCGATTCGATCGGCCTGCGGCAGATTTTCGTGCGCGACCCCGATGGCGTGCTGCTGGAACTGAATTTTTTCGATGAATGA
- a CDS encoding SDR family NAD(P)-dependent oxidoreductase: MRHQGRHIVITGASSGIGRATAERIAAEGGSVTLMARRADRLADLAATLGPQARWIAVDVADPAASAAALDRAAADGGPIDGLFLNAGIGGAFAPIEEYRPADLAQVLAVNLLAPFHAIARVLPGMKQRGRGAILITGSLASERGMANNAAYVASKHGVLGLARAVALEAAPSGVRSNCIIPGFIDTEMFAALPSDALAHIAAQVPQQRTGRAGELARVASFLLSDEASHVTGQSWAVDGGVLGTLRI, translated from the coding sequence ATGCGCCATCAGGGCCGCCATATCGTCATCACCGGCGCATCGAGCGGGATCGGCCGCGCCACGGCCGAACGGATCGCGGCGGAGGGCGGATCGGTCACGCTGATGGCGCGTCGCGCCGACCGGCTGGCGGACCTCGCCGCAACGCTGGGTCCGCAGGCGCGCTGGATTGCGGTTGATGTCGCCGATCCGGCGGCCAGCGCGGCGGCGCTGGACCGGGCGGCGGCGGATGGCGGGCCGATCGACGGGCTGTTCCTGAATGCCGGGATCGGCGGCGCCTTCGCCCCGATCGAGGAATATAGGCCGGCGGATCTGGCGCAGGTGCTGGCGGTCAACCTGCTGGCGCCCTTTCATGCCATCGCGCGGGTGCTGCCGGGCATGAAGCAGCGCGGGCGCGGCGCGATCCTGATTACCGGCAGCCTCGCCAGCGAACGGGGCATGGCCAATAACGCCGCCTATGTCGCGTCGAAACATGGCGTATTGGGGCTGGCCCGCGCCGTCGCGCTGGAAGCCGCGCCATCGGGCGTGCGCAGCAATTGCATCATCCCCGGCTTCATCGACACCGAGATGTTCGCGGCGCTGCCGTCCGACGCGCTCGCCCATATCGCGGCACAGGTGCCGCAGCAGCGCACCGGCCGCGCCGGGGAACTGGCCCGCGTCGCGTCCTTCCTGCTGTCGGACGAGGCATCGCATGTCACCGGCCAGAGCTGGGCGGTCGACGGCGGCGTGCTGGGCACGCTGCGGATCTAA